The Aphidius gifuensis isolate YNYX2018 linkage group LG2, ASM1490517v1, whole genome shotgun sequence DNA window TTAATtgcttttaataaaattttaatcgtTAATCGAAATTTCCAATCATCTGCAACatcatatttcaattttatggaaaaactTAAAATTGAACATTCAAGATCATGATATTCATTCCAAGCAATATCTTTACATTCTTGTGAACAAAATACTATATTTGGACATTTATCACATTGTATACCAGCCCTAGTTTGACGACAACAATGCCAACAAGTGATGTAACGTTTATCATCACAAGCAATCATTTCAAATGGTTTattgatgtaaataaattcaccagATTTAATGTCTCTTGTTGCAACAACATACCGATTAtttccatttgtttttttcaattcaattgcaTCTGATCCACCAGCTATTGTTGCActcttatttttaatcattggAGTGAATTTAGCAGTGTTTGTATCACGAGGTTTTTCAAGTTGATTCATCATCTTTGAATATTCATCTTTGATGTTGTAATTTGGattgttatttgttaaattaggtAACCACTGCATTGCACTGGCCATTGAAATACCTGTCTCAATATGTGAGCTTGGTTTCAATGCTTTGAAACACAATGATTGACGAAtatgtaattttgtttttaaattatctggaTAGCCTATTTTTAATGAACGTTCAATGTCAAGCAGACAGTCATTATAAAATCCTGCTTTGAATAATACAGCTGAACGATTCGCATAAGCCAATGACAATTCACTAGATCCAACTGGTGCATAAGCAATACTCTTGGTGTATGCTTCAATTGATTTGCTTatataatctttattttttgcagTAGTGTATTCTTTGTTACCAATTTTACGCCAACTTATTGAATCAGCAACTGTCTTCTTCATCATAAACTTATCACAATAGTTGGGAGGTGATGTTTCAATCATAAACTTCCATACAATCTTAAATCTATCATCAAATgttttcgttttaaaaaaatttacctctAGATCATCTACCAATTTTTGACAAGGTTTACTTAAGTTTTCACAGTCATAATTTCCACAAAAATTCCCACATCTAGATCCTTTTCCCATTGCtgttacaaaaattaattcataaataatattaataacaataataataattatagataataaagataaaaacaaatttaaagcaattaaataaaagtaaaattattatgatttttattgtaaaaataatattaatatttcaacaattgtttaaaaacaaaccatcaacaattcaacaatttgaataaaaacttACTTGGTCTTTGGTGATTTTcacttaaaataataattattttcaagagtCAAATGTAAGATTAAAATGGATGATGTAAATAATATGACACTTCACAGAAGGACTTGACTAACCAACTTAATCCGACAATGCCCAAAACACAAAAGAAGGCATGGCAGCCCTGAACCGCCGAGGTGCTCGAGGGGGattttcacatattttttttttttctttttttcgagATCCTTCTTGAACGTTGCCAGCGCCAATTAAGTCTCTATCTCTTTTCCCGACTTCTCTCTTTCTctacttaaaaattaaaaattcaaactagCATTACAAATCGCTGCTTTTtgcttattaaaaaaaatataattatattatcattaaattgtttcattaacttttaattaataattacattaaaaaaaatactaagtTTGAAATTAAAgacaaagtataaaataaaaaaattaatctttgataattatattaatataataaaaatacaataaacaataaataaattattgcaatgaatatttatgtattatttaaaaaccgatgttcaatttaatatattattttaataagaaaaaaaattgcaatgaatatttatgtattatttaaaaaccgatgttcaatttaatatattattttaataagaaaaaaaatacaactaatgataatttaatttatttaattatttatttttcttgatgacTTTAGAAATAAgttattatgatgaaaaataattactcgagagtatcattaatatttaattgtctaTATAACGCTAGGAGgattgttaataattgtttagtaTCTTCGTAACAAAAGACATGTAATATATCTCAGTATTTTAtcatctaataaataataaactaaaaataatatttaaatattcaaactttatttaaataaacacaaaaaaaaaatcaatttacattattttaattttaagtaaattgAAAGAacttaacaacaacaaaaaaaaaacaaaaaacaaaaaacaatttaattgaagaaatattttagaaagaaaaaaaaaagaaaaacaaataaatatttaataacaataataataaaaataaagctaggattttgttttttttttttgtaaaataattatcaaataatacgACGTTGATTAGCAAGTTGATGATACAATTTTTCTAGCATCAGAGAAAAGAAAGAAGCTTCTTGGCAAGGTACAGTGAcgtgttgataaaatttatcagtaaTTTCAGCAAAAGTGTCTTTTCTTTTAAGCAATTTTTCGGTGTTTTCTTCGACAATGAGCCCAAAATAATCACCTAATTTCAACACGATACAATCCAATTCCTGTTGAACTTGTTTTGATAACTTTAAGCTCtgtcgaaaataaaataaatacaagctttaaattattatatcaagttATTAgcaattatcaatataatttatattatttattcaattatactatttatttttaagtaaataaaacTTTACCTTGTAAGATGGAAGATTTTCCAACAGTGGTAAATTTTGTACACATGTTGAACATTTGCATGGCTTAAGATCCAATGCCTCAAGTCTCATTTGACGTTCAGATAATGTATCTTTCTGGTAACGTCCAACTAGTGATATacttatctaaaataaaaaaaaaacaaaaatattttatttatattttcatgagttgattttaaaaataaaataccttttctccttttttaATTGGTCTTTGGGCTAAAAATGTATCATTCGGTTCACAGTTGCACCAGTTGACATGAGGATCACAATTCTTTACGAACATTTCTCGAATTGGCATTATAGCAGCAAATGTCAAAGAGAGATTTTTTGAGACATCATCAGTGTACTAATtgattagaaataaaattatttttttagattgatAATTATAGTATTCTAATtgcttaaataataaaacatgttTTACTTACACGCATAACATTACGTTCAACAATCATTAGATGTCTGAATATCAAACCTCCCAAAATGACTGAATCAACAGGTCTCAACTTTCGACcaaatatatttgtcattttacTAAACGTTTCGACAATTGCTGAAATGTCAATTGCACGTTCAAATGAACATTCATCAGATGTTGGCTTGTAATAATCAAGacgataaaaattatcaagagtattaacatcaaaaatatcatcagtaTAAATCATTGATGTATCTTTCATTGaatcaatatcattaattttttttttcaattctgcAATACCACCAGTGGCTTTAAGtgcttttgataaaattttaattgtcaagTGGTATAGCGGCTTGTCTTCATCATCCATTAAGTccaatttcaaaaaaagactcaaaattaaacattcaagatcATGATATTCATTCCAAGCGATATCTTTACATTTttgtgaacaaaaaataatacacgaGCATTTATCACATGCTACACTAGACCATGTTTGACGATAACAATGCCAACAAGTAGTGTAACATTTACCAACAGAAGTGATCATTTCAAATGGTTTattgatgtaaataaattcaccagATTTGATGTCTCTTGTTGCAacaatataatgattatttccatttgattttattaatttaattgcatCTGATCCACCAACTATTGTTGAGCTCTTATTTTTAATCGTTGGTTTAAATTTAGCAGTGTTTGTATCACGAGGTTTTTCAAGTTGATTCATCATCTTTGAATATTCATCTTTGATGTTGTAATttggattgtttttttttaaattaggtaACCACTGCATTGCACTGGCCATTGAAATACCTATGAACTTGGTTTCAATGCTTTGAAACACAATGATTGACGAAtatgtaattttgtttttaaattatctggaTAGCCTATTTTTAATGAACGTTCAATGTCAAGTAGACAGTCATTATAAAGTCCTGCTTTGAATAATACTGCTGAACGATTTGCATAAGCCAATGACAATTCACTGGATCCAACTGGTGCATAAGCAATACTCTTGGTGTATGCCTCAATTGATTTGCTTatataatctttattttttgaagTAGCTGTGTATTCATTGTTACCAATTGTACGCCAGTGTATTGAATCTACAACTGACTTgtctttgataaaattatttgtatttcgTTTAGAAAGAGCTGAACCAGGTAAAAATGACCATACAACCTCAAATCTATcctcaaatgtttttttttcaaggaatttattaattatattgatcCATCCTTCTTCTGAGGGTATATTGATGAGTCCACAGACAAATTCTCTTTCCATttctgaatatttaaaaaaacaaataatacaaattaaataaaaataaagtcatCATGATtacaacataatttttaattatttcatatgcatagtttttatttttattattagtgtaaataatatttaaataatatttaaaacttactTGATTTTCGATGGTatttacttgaataaaataacaaactttaataaaatgaaatagatatatattaaattgcaaaaaaaatgtattattaattgttattcaattttttatttatttatttatttatttttttgttaaatcaaaatggatgataaaaacaaaataacaatcaGAATGAAAACACTTGTAAACACTTAACTGAATTCTATATTTCTATTCGTATATTGCTGAATAGTTAAAGAAACACAATAATcacaataatcaatttaaaaaaatatttatttgcacaaaataaatttatttttatttgtaattgggtgaataatgtttaaacaatttataattaacgcgaaagaaaaatatttgaacaaaatgaaaattatgtatataaaattataacaaagttttatttatttactttggtAAATTTTGACTGAAGAACTGTTCAACTTGTCTTACCGAAATCAACTGtacatatttttgttataaattaaaattaataatgaaaattgaatgacaGTCACATTTACCAGAAAAACACACACGACAATGCACAAAACAATAACAGctggaaatttttatttctttttctaaaaacATTTCCCATCGATGCTTACAATGAGTAAATATTTTCtctcttttctttttctatcatTTCACCAACCAAATTAGaaatttggtatttttaatattattcaaaaaaaaaaaaaaaaataaatgaataaataaaatttttatttaatttgtttgaattaatttttaattataaataagaaTTACAGCTACTTGAAAATTCgatcaaagtaaaaaataaaaaaaaaaataaatgataattaagaTGAAATTactaacttgtttttttttttttaatttatgaaggAAAAGGCATCTCtacacaatataaaattaatagcttatattttttattgaaacaatttgattattgtatattttttcaatgaatttaaatatatttaaattccgtcttatcaatttaaaatcactttttatAACTGATACTAATAACACATGCTGTTGAAATACAATCACTTACTTAAAATTGATAAGTAAGTAAGCTTCCAGCTCACAAAATATGTCAATGTAATATGAGAAgtaagaatattaaaaatataagaataataaaaatatatttataatttttttttttgaaatataaatagtcaatgacttaaaaaaataactttacgTAAATATTATCTccttattatataaaaatattgtatgaaaaatttatcaatattttatactaaaaaaaaaaaacagtattgaaatgtagaaaaataaaaaatatattaatacttatttttacattttattcaattgaataaaattgaataaattcaaattaaaaaaccataaCAAATAATcctttatcaaataatttatagccTAAATAAAAGCACGGctatctaataattatttgaaataatttaaacgataagttttagattttttaataaacctctcaccttaaataaaaattattaacttttttaataatttaatttattcaaatttaaataatgattcattATTAATCAAAGATATCTTTCTCTTCatctcaaaaaaatacaactaatgataatttcaattgtttaattttctttctaattatttaagaaaaaaatcttttttttttgtcttttttttccgttaaataataattactgatACGTATTATTAATAGTATCTAGTCGACTGTATATCGTGTTGAGTGACAAATACAATAATGATATTTCTTTACAAGGAAAAGTGATGTAGTGATGAAGTTTATCATTCATCCTATTTACATCATCCttgattgttaataattgtttgttatCTCCGTGGCTGATAACCAGGGCCAAAGAGTTCAGTCAATTTTGGATGCCGTATCAATTCGCGGttagaattttaattaaaaaaatcgaaaaatgtTCGTTATATCAGTTTCAAGGTTTGAGTCACACAACAATAATGCTCGATATGTGATTTCGTGttgaatttgttttgtttcaaCAGATGCCTtactgaaataaattatttgctgTTTCAAACTTATTTGTTTTCAAATATggtgtaaaatttaatttaatttaaagtacTGAATAAAGTTTTGAAATATAACACTCTTTTAACACTcaagtgttaattttatatttttgatatttttaattctaaaaaaagtacttcttagaaatatatttagaactttatttttatttttttcagaacattttttgatatttttttttgagaacttttttgagaacttttttgagaatttttttgagaatttattttagaacTTTTTTTGAGAACtattttgagaatttttttgagaacttttgttagaactttttaaaaagttcTAGAAAAAGTTCTAAGAAAAGTTCTTAAAaaagttctcaaaaaaaaGTTCTAATAAAAGTTAAAGTTCTCAAAAAgttctgcaaaaaaaaaaaatatcaaaaatgttctgaaaaaataaaataaagagacacaatatattttaaaattactttttagaattaaatatcaaaaatataaaattaacacttgAGTGTTAAAGAGTGTTATATTTCAAAACTTTTACATTTCAgtactttaaattaaattaaatgcataattttattgtaaaaataaataaaagtttaaaaataaataaggaaTTTATTTCAGTAAGGCTCTgttgaaacaaaaacaaaGTCAACACGAAATCAATATATCGAAATCCCTGTTGTAGACTCTAACCGTAACACTGATATAAC harbors:
- the LOC122850592 gene encoding SET and MYND domain-containing protein 4-like, with translation MGKGSRCGNFCGNYDCENLSKPCQKLVDDLEVNFFKTKTFDDRFKIVWKFMIETSPPNYCDKFMMKKTVADSISWRKIGNKEYTTAKNKDYISKSIEAYTKSIAYAPVGSSELSLAYANRSAVLFKAGFYNDCLLDIERSLKIGYPDNLKTKLHIRQSLCFKALKPSSHIETGISMASAMQWLPNLTNNNPNYNIKDEYSKMMNQLEKPRDTNTAKFTPMIKNKSATIAGGSDAIELKKTNGNNRYVVATRDIKSGEFIYINKPFEMIACDDKRYITCWHCCRQTRAGIQCDKCPNIVFCSQECKDIAWNEYHDLECSILSFSIKLKYDVADDWKFRLTIKILLKAIKTAGGITELRKKIDDVEASADKSMIYTNDIFDVNTIDNFHRLDYCKPNSDVWLFPRAIRTASIVLMFGIETNVFGQKMEIVETYSNKNAIILGGLILRYLMTVKRNAVHHTDDVSKGVVLTGAIIMPIQYMFVNHCDPHVNWYNYQGNVAIVAERPIKKGEKIRISSAGRYQDQPLSERQKHLASFDLPPCKCTACVQDLPLIENLTSYKSLKLSNQARGELDRIMINSADYYELIAEGDPEKLLKIKDTLANMTDKFYQHVTVPCKEASFFPLMLEMLHYQLCIPRPIDQ
- the LOC122850593 gene encoding SET and MYND domain-containing protein DDB_G0273589-like, with the translated sequence MASAMQWLPNLKKNNPNYNIKDEYSKMMNQLEKPRDTNTAKFKPTIKNKSSTIVGGSDAIKLIKSNGNNHYIVATRDIKSGEFIYINKPFEMITSVGKCYTTCWHCYRQTWSSVACDKCSCIIFCSQKCKDIAWNEYHDLECLILSLFLKLDLMDDEDKPLYHLTIKILSKALKATGGIAELKKKINDIDSMKDTSMIYTDDIFDVNTLDNFYRLDYYKPTSDECSFERAIDISAIVETFSKMTNIFGRKLRPVDSVILGGLIFRHLMIVERNVMRYTDDVSKNLSLTFAAIMPIREMFVKNCDPHVNWCNCEPNDTFLAQRPIKKGEKISISLVGRYQKDTLSERQMRLEALDLKPCKCSTCVQNLPLLENLPSYKSLKLSKQVQQELDCIVLKLGDYFGLIVEENTEKLLKRKDTFAEITDKFYQHVTVPCQEASFFSLMLEKLYHQLANQRRII